In a genomic window of Melanotaenia boesemani isolate fMelBoe1 chromosome 1, fMelBoe1.pri, whole genome shotgun sequence:
- the LOC121641884 gene encoding leukotriene B4 receptor 1-like, which yields MNHSSPLSPSEAPKEFDGGTAAACLILGLSFLVGAPGNLLVIWTILRHVKQRSHTVTLILHLAVADMLVLVTLPLWIYSLAHSWIFGEACCKAMVFIINASMYSSVFLITVMSVERFLAICHPFVMMRLKTETAMNRCLVLLWFLALLLGVPAALTQTVDESDETETCFFREFLPSQAIIFLCLESLLGFVLPFIILSICYCLVAVQLKKMTFRSKQKSRILVHTLVIAFMLCWLPYHIINIIDLVCILQSDTDHECVPDSLIFGSGALAFVSSSVNPLLYSFFARNFRGSLKESRLVGLFQEMVTHTNKLRELAMQHQTGQGAANTQTEETSDTPR from the coding sequence ATGAACCACTCATCTCCTCTGTCTCCTTCAGAGGCCCCCAAGGAATTTGATGGTGGGACAGCAGCAGCGTGTCTGATCCTGGGTCTCTCCTTCTTGGTTGGAGCTCCCGGGAACCTGCTGGTGATCTGGACCATCCTGAGACACGTCAAGCAGCGCTCACACACTGTGACTCTCATCCTGCACCTTGCTGTGGCAGACATGCTGGTCCTCGTCACCCTGCCTCTGTGGATCTACTCTCTGGCCCACTCCTGGATCTTTGGAGAGGCCTGCTGTAAAGCCATGGTTTTCATAATCAACGCCTCTATGTACAGCAGTGTTTTCCTCATCACTGTTATGAGTGTGGAGCGCTTTCTAGCCATCTGTCATCCATTTGTGATGATGCGCCTGAAGACCGAAACAGCTATGAATAGATGTCTTGTACTTCTCTGGTTCCTCGCTTTGCTTCTAGGAGTGCCGGCTGCTCTGACCCAGACTGTGGATGAAAGTGATGAAACTGAGACCTGTTTTTTCAGGGAATTCCTTCCTTCCCAAGCAATTATCTTCTTATGTTTGGAGAGCTTGCTGGGATTTGTGCTTCCTTTCATTATTCTTAGTATTTGTTACTGTCTTGTTGCTGTGCAGCTCAAGAAAATGACCTTTAGGTCGAAACAGAAATCTAGAATTCTTGTTCACACTCTTGTGATTGCTTTCATGCTGTGCTGGTTGCCTTACCACATCATCAACATTATTGATCTAGTTTGCATTTTACAATCAGACACAGATCATGAATGTGTACCAGACAGTCTTATCTTTGGCTCTGGAGCTCTTGCTTTCGTCAGCAGTTCAGTGAATCCTCTGTTATACTCCTTCTTCGCCAGGAACTTCAGAGGGAGTCTCAAAGAGTCTCGGTTGGTTGGGCTATTTCAGGAAATGGTCACTCACACAAATAAACTCAGGGAGCTGGCAATGCAACACCAGACAGGCCAGGGGgcagcaaacacacagacagaggaGACGTCTGACACTCCACGTTGA
- the si:dkey-148a17.6 gene encoding leukotriene B4 receptor 1: protein MNHSDELSPLGKMAPEEFDGGIVVVCLILGLSFLVGAPGNLLVIWTILRHVKQRSHTVTLILHLAVADMLVLITLPLWIYSLAHSWIFGEACCKAMVFIINACMYSSVFLITVMSVERFMAVRYPFASADWKRKQALNKVLVVLWIAAFLFSIPVILTQVVWMEPDSDEKHCLYREYTSVTQEVVCVLLETIVGYILPFSILVVCYGCLCSRITQMTFRSKRKSTVLIASIVIAFAICWTPHQIGNILSLISLATEGSFHDVAESLESVRSTMAFVAGAMVFISSTINPVLYMFAARSFRSSLRDTGIQKLFRHISSTSPGEGNREVSFVSKRQSNQTNSSHCMVESKDQINTLT from the coding sequence ATGAACCACTCAGATGAGCTGTCTCCCTTAGGGAAAATGGCTCCTGAAGAGTTTGATGGTGGAATAGTGGTAGTTTGTCTGATCCTGGGTCTCTCCTTCTTGGTTGGAGCTCCTGGGAACCTGCTGGTGATCTGGACCATCCTGAGACACGTCAAGCAGCGCTCACACACTGTGACTCTCATCCTGCACCTTGCTGTGGCAGACATGCTGGTCCTCATCACCCTGCCTCTGTGGATCTACTCTCTGGCCCACTCCTGGATCTTTGGAGAGGCCTGCTGTAAAGCCATGGTTTTCATAATCAACGCCTGTATGTACAGCAGTGTTTTCCTCATCACCGTTATGAGCGTGGAACGTTTTATGGCTGTACGTTATCCTTTTGCCTCGGCTGATTGGAAAAGAAAGCAAGCTCTGAATAAAGTTCTGGTGGTTCTGTGGATTGCAGCGTTCTTGTTCAGCATACCTGTCATCCTGACTCAGGTTGTTTGGATGGAACCTGACTCAGATGAGAAGCATTGTCTGTACCGGGAATATACTTCTGTGACCCAAGAAgtggtgtgtgtgctgctggaAACAATAGTGGGCTACATACTACCCTTCTCCATCCTCGTGGTCTGCTATGGCTGCCTGTGCAGCCGCATCACTCAGATGACCTTCAGGTCAAAACGCAAGTCCACTGTCTTGATTGCCAGCATAGTGATTGCATTTGCTATTTGCTGGACACCTCATCAGATAGGAAACATCCTCTCGCTCATCAGCCTGGCCACTGAAGGCTCTTTCCATGATGTAGCAGAGAGTCTGGAAAGCGTCAGGAGTACCATGGCTTTCGTTGCAGGagccatggtcttcatcagtaGCACAATTAACCCCGTTCTCTACATGTTCGCCGCTCGCTCCTTTAGGAGCTCGCTGCGTGACACTGGCATCCAGAAGCTCTTCCGCCACATCTCCAGCACCTCCCCAGGTGAGGGAAACCGGGAGGTGTCCTTTGTGTCCAAGAGACAAAGCAATCAAACCAACAGCTCACACTGTATGGTAGAGTCAAAAGATCAGATTAATACATTGacataa